GTTTGGGGATATGAAAAAAAGAGTCAGGAATAACGTGAAAGTTTTTTTCCCAGATCAGCTGTGCTGGGAGAAGATGAGATAAGTTTGGAACATTAAATTTACAGTGCATAGTAGACATCCCCGTGGCAGTGTGGACTGGGCAGTCGGACGTACAAGTCTGGAATTTGGAATCCTTCGTCTATAAATGGTATTTCAAGCTACCGATTGGATGGGATCAGCGAGAAAATCAGTATAGATGGAGAAGAGAAGCGGTCCCAGGACTAAGCCCTGGGTCTTCTAGCTTGTGCAGAGCTAGGAGAAGACACTGAGAAGGAGCAGCTAGTAAGGTCGGAGGAAAACCAAGAGAGGGCGGTGACCTGGGGCCCAGAGAAGAACGTGTTTGAGCTGTAAGGGCCAACCAACTGCATTAGTCCTACTGAGAGGCTGTATCACGTGAGGATGGGCTAGACCTGTGGGTTGACAACTTGGACGTATGTCATTGGTGGTAGCGCAGTCAAGAGCTGTTCTGGTGGAGGGATGGGgtcaaggaggaaaagaaagagtcagCGAGTGGAGACAGCTTTTCAGGAGCTTTGCTGTAAGAGGATCAGAGAAATGGGGCAGGAGTTAGATGGATGTGGGGTCCAGAGGGGAGGAACTCTTGTGCTCACGTGAACCACAAACAGCTCATCTGTAGTAACAGGAAGGAAGGCCCCAGTGTGGCTCTAGTTCTGCTTGGATAATTCCCCCCTTCGGGTGCATTCTCCTGGAGCCAAGAGAATCCCCTCCATTGTGTGGCAGCTCCTCCCCGCCAACCCCAGGGGAATAAAGGCCTCTACCCGGGACCTCCCCAAGGCTTAGCTCTCTCGCTAAATGCAGATGCCTGGAGTTTCTTAGAGCTTAAGAAATACTGAGCCCCTTTTGTGTTCTAAAACCCCAAAGCCCAGGACCCTGGAGCAGGGTCCTTTGCAGACCTTCAAAAGTGTGTCCCACATGCTTCTGGCCTCAGAATCTCTGATGAGGTTAAAATGCaaagcctcgggcttccctggtggcgcagtggttgagagtccgcctgccgatgcaggggacacaggttcgtgccctggtccaggaagatcccacatgccgcggagcggctgggcccgtgagccatggccgctgagcctgcgcgtccagagcctgtgctccgcaacgggagaggccacaacggtgagaggccagcgtacggcaaaaaaaaaaaatgcaaagcctCAGAACCTACCCACTCCGACTAAGGCTGGCCTTCTACAGTTTTGAATTAATTGCTGTGGTGATTCTGATTGCAGGCCAGTGTTTTGAAGCTTTGCTGGAGCTCCGTTTCTTCCCACTGCAGGTTGCAGGCCCAGCTACACAGTAGAATGGCCTGTGGAGCTCTGAGGCTGCTGGTGCCtgagccccagcccccagcaatGGAATTAGGCTCTCTCGGGGAGGGACCTGGGCATCAGTATCTTTTAAAGCTACGCAGTGAGTCCattgtgcagccagggttgagaaccactgcgtCATTAGTGGTTATTTTTAACTGGAATAGAGTAGAAGATATCAGAGTATATCAAAGCAATAACGGTAAGAGTTGTTTTGTGAGGCTTTTGTTCCATTTTGGGTGAGTTTTAGGTCCTGctctaaaatgtatttcttattggGAGTTAGAGTCAGAAAAGTTTGCAAGCTGCTGCTGAGGTCCAGTCTCCTCATTCTGCAGATGgtgaaactaaggcccagagaagtgagCAAAATCAGCTGAGGTTACAGAGCCAGGAGGAAATAAGCAGGTGTCAGGACCCACCCCCAGATATTTATCTCTTTCTCAGGTGTCCTGACTGCTGCACAGTTTCGGGATGTGAGCCAGAGGGAAGAGAGCTGGGCTAAGGGAAGCTTTGGATGGAGAAGTTGGGACCAGCAGCGGTAAGAGGGAGAAAGTTTAGCTCTCAGGAAGAACTTCccattaaaatttataataatagctaaagtCTTTTGGGCACTCAACACTTACAGGCACAGTCGcaagtggttttctttttatctcatgtaatcctcacagctGTGAGGGAGGTACTgtagttatccccattttacagatgaggaagtggaggcagAGAAATGAAGCAAGTGCTCAAAGAATCACTACCAACAAATGGTGGGCCACAGTGAGGGTGATGTGGGCAACCCTGGCCACCTGGCTCAGGGCCCACAATGTTAAGTGCCAGGCGTTGGGCCCCAGAGGCAGGGAAGATTTGGGTGAGACCTCCCATGCTGTCTCCCCAGGGGATACCTCCGTCCTGGCAGGCGTGTACGGGCCAGCAGAGGTGAAAGTCAGCAAAGAGATCTTCAACAAGGCCACACTGGAGGTGACCCTGAGGCCGAAGATCGGTCTGCCTGGTAATTGGGCCTCTCACCCGGTGTCTCCCTTACCCCTCCCTCTCATCACCCCTCGgctatttcttccctttttttttttttaatatttatttattttggctgtgccgggtcttagttgcggcatgcatgtgggatctagttccccgaccagggatcgaacctgggccccctgctttgggtgcgtggaatcttacccactggaccaccagggaagtcccctgccctCAGCTATATCTGTCTCTTTCTCCAACTCTCTGCTTCTGAGTCCCTGTTTCTgtcacttttctctctttctccctgtctctctccatcttcactttcccctcctctttcctGGCTCCATCTCTCCGCCTTTCCATTAACCTGTTTTTCCACTCTTTTACTCCGTCCCCCTCACTCCCCAGGGCTGGGCCCACTGGGATGGGAGTGGACAGCAGCACTGGACGTGGGAGCTCAAAGGTTCTCCTCCCCGGGAGGCTCCCTTGGTGGGTGCTGGAAGTGGCAGGGGTCGGGTGGGTGGCAGTCaggccctgcctccttcccactGGGACTCCTCTGTCGTCCATTCAGGGTCTTTCAGCAACCCGGACTGGGACTGCAGGCCCTTTTCCAGAGGGCTTGGGTGGGGCATATGGAGGAAGGTGAGCCAGATGGAAGGGAAGAGTCGTCTgacaaccccaccccacccctgattTCCCCAGGCGTAGCGGAGAAGAGCCGGGAGCGGCTGATCAGAAACACTTGTGAAGCGGTGGTACTGGGAGCTCTGCACCCCCGCACCTCCATAACCGTGGTGCTGCAGGTCGTCAGCGATGCTGGCTCTGTATCCTTTCCCCcaggccacctcctccaggaagtcctccagAATCCAAAGCCTGTGCCAGTGACCTCAACTCTGACCCTGAGCTTGGATTTGAGGCTCaacaccaggggagccctgagcAGGTAGAACCTTAGGTTCAGCAGCTCAGCCTTGAAAGATCGCTGTGGTTTGGGTAGAGGTAGAGAAAGGTAGAGGCCAAGGACCAGAAATGGGCATTACTAGACGGCTTTGCAGGCATGGCCCTGCGTTGGGCAGACAGTTCACAGATGAGGGAAGAGGAGGACTGTTGCGaacccatttcacagaggggAGGCAATGGAGGGTCAGTGGCAGAGGTGGGACTGACTGATAGTGaagctgggccctggggaggaaAGACTTGAGCAAACTGAGGTGGCGCCACCTGTCTGACTCAGGCCTGTGCTCACCTTGCACTATGCCAGGGCCACACCTCTCCCCTGCGCTGTGGGCTCCCTGAGGACACCGACCCCTCCCTCTGTCACCCTGCCCGTCTATCGCCTGGTAGCACCGCATGCTCTAGATACCCCAGCtccaggcctggctctgccactgcctCCTTGTGTGATCTTggaaggcttctgccctccgttTCCCTGAAGGTGCATATCTGTCGAATATCATTATGATCCCTGCTTGAGGCTCAGAGGGAATacataacttgctcaaggtcacacagcttagaGGTGGCAAATTCAGGTCTGGAACCCAAGGATACTTGATCCCAGAACTACTCTGCCTTTCTGTGATCAATTAGTGATGTCTGCTCCAGGCACTGGCAGGGTGAATGGAGGTATGGATATGTTCTGCTGACCAGCCCTCCAGTAGAAACTCTTAACCtgggaattccccagtggtccagtggttaggactctgctctctcactactgagggcctgggttcaatccccggttggggaactaagatcccacaagcttcacagtgcggccaaaaaaaaggaagaaaaaaaagaaactcttaaccactgcctgTGGCACTCAGCTCCTGGCCTGTTGCCTGAATGCCGCCTGCATGGCACTGGTGGACGCAGGTGTGCCCATGCGGGCCCTCTTCTGTGGGGTCACCTGTGCTCTGGACTCTGATGGGACCCTCCTGCTGGACCCCACAGCCAAGCAAGAAAAGGTAGGTATGAAGGGGGGGGTGGTCAAAGGCCTTGGGTAGacactcctcctctcctcctctagGCCTCACTTCTCCAAAACAGTTGGCTTGTACCACCTCAGTCTCAGCTGGCAAGCTCTGCCCTGTTCATCTTGGCAAGTGCTGGAAACCCAGCTCTAACCTGCTGAAGCAAAAAGGGAACTGATTTTAAGAGGTTCAAAaacaaaagcagggcttccctggtggcacagtggttgagagtccgcctgccaatgcaggggacgcgggtttgtgccccggtctgggaggatcccacgtgccgcggagcggctgggcccgtgagccatggccgctgagcctgtgcgtccggggcctgtgctccgcaacaggagaggccacaacagtgagaggcccgcgtaccgcaaaaaaaaaaaaaaaaaaaaaagcaaaggaggaAAGAGTTTTTTCTTCATTGGCTCAAGATCACAGTGTGCTAGGGTTCTGGTTATTCCCAGTTATCTGCTCAGGACTGTAACAGTCACATCCAGTTGGGAAAGCAGAAACCCCTTGGGGGATTTCAGACAGAATTTAATGCAGGGAACTAGCTATAACCATATTGGAAGAGCTGAAGGAGCaaaggggaagaagagaggaCACCCAGAGATGAGAAGCCGGAAGCCAGCTCCTGCTCTGTACTGGTGGAGACACTGGTGCAGTCAGATCTAGATGCACAGAGATGGTCTGGCTTTGCCCTGGCTGCTGAAGTCCAGAACCCACCCCATCTCCATGCCTCCTGTGGCAGGTGATATACCCCAAACTCCTGCTGCAATCCTCCCTCCCAGTCTCCCACCAGATTCCTGGTAGAACCTAACTGGCAGGGgaatctgggaaatgtagtttgctGGCTTCCAGCCCCAGGGGTACAGAGCGCTGCAGGGAGATGGGAGGCACCGGGGAACGACCGGCACTGTGGCTGCTGCCCCTGTGGCGCAGGATACTGTGCTCGGAAGCCCCTGTCAGAACCATGTGGTGGAATTTGGCATGGGTAGCGATTACTCAAGGAAGCAGGGAACGGGTGGTATGTagaccaaaaattttaaaaatacacttttttgGGGACCAGCTAAGAATGTGTCTGAAGAGAGAGTCCCAGGTCCCCCACCTTGTACCCCTCATCCCTAGGAGGCCCGGGCAGTCCTGACCTTTGCACTTGACAGCGTGGAACAGAAACTGCTGATGTCCACCACCAAGGGGCTCTACTCTGATGCTGAGGTACCACTGTGCAATTGGGGGTGAATGCCAGATCCTTCCCACCCACCTGACATGAGGTCCTGTCCCAATCCTAGGAAGCTTAAGGAGGGCCCCGTCCTTGCATCCCTTCTGTAAATAGGAGTTTTCAAACTTTGTAGCCATAGAAACCTTTGTGGGCATTTTAAAGGGAAGACCAATTTATGAGAAGAGGGGCACAGGTTGAAATCAAGAGATGGGGGCACCTGGAGGCCTCCCAGCTTCCAGCTCAGAGCTGTGCACCCCGGAACTCGGGGTGTCTGAAAAACAGAGTTGGGCACCTGTTGGGCCAAATGGTCTCCAAGAATATTTCCCACCTGGCCCTCCTGTGAATCCAGGTATACAAGGCAGTAAAGATTTGGGGTCTCAGGTTCCATGGCTTTTAAGACTATTTGGAGTCACAGGGCCTGTGGCTCTAAAATTCCAATCTGGCCCCGGAACTCAACAAGGTTGG
This genomic window from Mesoplodon densirostris isolate mMesDen1 chromosome 19, mMesDen1 primary haplotype, whole genome shotgun sequence contains:
- the EXOSC5 gene encoding exosome complex component RRP46 isoform X3; its protein translation is MGSGAMEGAMQTETKIRAESGIESGPRGPGCSLRNFACEQNLLSRPDGSASFLQGDTSVLAGVYGPAEVKVSKEIFNKATLEVTLRPKIGLPGVAEKSRERLIRNTCEAVVLGALHPRTSITVVLQVVSDAGSLLACCLNAACMALVDAGVPMRALFCGVTCALDSDGTLLLDPTAKQEKGAGAKMTHPARNNVPTGGPHGCQILSATDV
- the EXOSC5 gene encoding exosome complex component RRP46 isoform X2; amino-acid sequence: MGSGAMEGAMQTETKIRAESGIESGPRGPGCSLRNFACEQNLLSRPDGSASFLQGDTSVLAGVYGPAEVKVSKEIFNKATLEVTLRPKIGLPGVAEKSRERLIRNTCEAVVLGALHPRTSITVVLQVVSDAGSLLACCLNAACMALVDAGVPMRALFCGVTCALDSDGTLLLDPTAKQEKEARAVLTFALDSVEQKLLMSTTKGLYSDAEGAGAKMTHPARNNVPTGGPHGCQILSATDV
- the EXOSC5 gene encoding exosome complex component RRP46 isoform X1, whose product is MGSGAMEGAMQTETKIRAESGIESGPRGPGCSLRNFACEQNLLSRPDGSASFLQGDTSVLAGVYGPAEVKVSKEIFNKATLEVTLRPKIGLPGVAEKSRERLIRNTCEAVVLGALHPRTSITVVLQVVSDAGSLLACCLNAACMALVDAGVPMRALFCGVTCALDSDGTLLLDPTAKQEKEARAVLTFALDSVEQKLLMSTTKGLYSDAELQQCLAAAQAASQHVFRFYRESLQRRYSKS